From one Aulosira sp. FACHB-615 genomic stretch:
- the groL gene encoding chaperonin GroEL (60 kDa chaperone family; promotes refolding of misfolded polypeptides especially under stressful conditions; forms two stacked rings of heptamers to form a barrel-shaped 14mer; ends can be capped by GroES; misfolded proteins enter the barrel where they are refolded when GroES binds): protein MAKRIIYNENARRALERGIDILAEAVAVTLGPKGRNVVLEKKFGAPQIVNDGVTIAKEIELEDHIENTGVSLIRQAASKTNDAAGDGTTTATVLAHAIVKEGLRNVAAGANAILLKRGIDKATTFLVEKIAEHARPVEDSKAIAQVGSISAGNDDEVGQMIAQAMDKVGKEGVISLEEGKSMTTELEITEGMRFDKGYISPYFATDPERMEAVFDDPYLLLTDKKIALVQDLVPVLEQVARQGKPLVIIAEDIEKEALATLVVNRLRGVLNVAAVKAPGFGDRRKAMLEDIAILTGGQLITEDAGLKLENTKLDGLGKARRITITKDNTTIVAEGNEAGVKARIEQIRRQMEETESSYDKEKLQERLAKLAGGVAVVKVGAATETEMKDKKLRLEDAINATKAAVEEGIVPGGGTTLAHLAPQLEEWAKANLKDEELTGALIVSRALPAPLKRIAENAGQNGAVIAERVKEQEFNVGFNAATNEFVDMLAAGIVDPAKVTRSALQNAASIAGMVLTTECIVVDKPEPKDAAPAAGAGMGGGDFDY, encoded by the coding sequence ATGGCAAAGCGCATTATTTACAACGAAAACGCACGTCGCGCCCTAGAACGAGGCATTGACATCTTAGCTGAGGCTGTAGCTGTGACCCTCGGCCCCAAAGGTCGTAACGTAGTTCTAGAGAAGAAATTTGGCGCACCACAAATCGTCAACGACGGTGTGACCATCGCAAAAGAAATCGAATTAGAAGATCATATTGAAAACACTGGCGTTTCTTTGATTCGTCAAGCGGCTTCTAAAACCAACGACGCTGCGGGTGATGGTACCACAACCGCAACCGTATTGGCTCATGCGATCGTGAAAGAAGGCTTGCGGAACGTAGCAGCTGGCGCTAACGCCATCCTGTTGAAGCGCGGTATTGATAAAGCTACCACCTTCTTGGTAGAAAAAATTGCCGAACACGCTCGTCCTGTAGAAGATTCCAAAGCTATTGCTCAAGTTGGTTCTATCTCTGCCGGTAACGACGATGAAGTCGGTCAGATGATTGCCCAAGCAATGGATAAGGTGGGTAAAGAAGGTGTAATTTCCTTGGAAGAAGGAAAATCCATGACCACCGAATTGGAAATCACCGAAGGGATGCGCTTTGACAAAGGCTATATCTCTCCTTACTTCGCAACTGATCCTGAGCGGATGGAAGCAGTATTTGATGATCCTTACTTACTGCTGACCGATAAGAAAATCGCTTTAGTACAAGATTTAGTACCTGTTCTTGAGCAAGTTGCACGTCAAGGCAAGCCCTTGGTAATTATTGCTGAAGATATTGAAAAAGAAGCTTTAGCAACCTTAGTTGTTAACCGCCTGCGTGGTGTGCTGAACGTAGCTGCTGTAAAAGCACCTGGATTTGGCGATCGCCGCAAAGCTATGCTAGAAGACATCGCTATCCTCACCGGTGGTCAACTCATCACCGAAGATGCAGGTCTGAAGCTAGAAAACACCAAGCTTGATGGTTTAGGCAAAGCTCGCCGCATCACCATCACCAAAGACAACACCACAATTGTTGCTGAAGGTAACGAAGCTGGCGTTAAAGCTCGCATCGAACAAATTCGCCGTCAAATGGAAGAAACCGAATCTTCCTACGACAAAGAAAAATTACAAGAACGTCTGGCTAAATTGGCTGGCGGTGTAGCTGTAGTCAAAGTTGGTGCAGCCACCGAAACCGAAATGAAAGACAAGAAACTCCGCCTCGAAGACGCTATCAACGCTACCAAAGCTGCGGTAGAAGAAGGTATCGTTCCTGGTGGTGGTACAACTCTGGCTCACCTCGCTCCTCAACTCGAAGAGTGGGCTAAAGCTAATCTCAAAGATGAAGAGTTGACTGGCGCTTTGATTGTCTCTCGCGCATTACCAGCACCTCTGAAGAGAATTGCTGAAAACGCAGGTCAAAATGGCGCTGTCATTGCTGAACGTGTTAAAGAACAAGAGTTTAATGTTGGTTTCAACGCTGCTACCAACGAATTTGTTGATATGTTGGCAGCTGGTATCGTTGACCCCGCTAAAGTAACTCGTTCTGCACTGCAAAACGCTGCTTCTATCGCGGGTATGGTGTTGACAACCGAATGTATCGTTGTTGACAAACCAGAACCCAAAGATGCTGCTCCTGCTGCTGGCGCTGGTATGGGCGGCGGCGACTTCGATTACTAA
- the sppA gene encoding signal peptide peptidase SppA, whose amino-acid sequence MVWPFKSKFRKQIARIEITGAIASATRKRVLEALKTVEEKKFPALLLRIDSPGGTVGDSQEIYSALKRLREKIKIVASFGNISASGGVYIGMGAEHIMANPGTITGSIGVILRGNNLERLLDKIGVSFKVIKSGPYKDILAFDRELTEPEQHILQELIDTSYQQFVQTVAEGRSLAVETVRSFADGRIFTGQQALELGVVDRLGTEEDARRWTAELVGLDPEKTPYFTLEEPKPLLSRILPGSRQVSSRLSAGADWLEFEISTSGLPLWLYRP is encoded by the coding sequence ATGGTTTGGCCGTTTAAATCCAAGTTTCGTAAACAAATTGCGCGGATTGAAATTACAGGTGCGATCGCAAGTGCAACTCGCAAACGTGTATTAGAAGCCCTCAAGACCGTAGAAGAAAAGAAATTTCCAGCTTTGCTTTTACGCATCGATAGCCCTGGGGGAACAGTAGGCGATTCCCAAGAAATATACAGCGCCCTGAAGCGACTGCGCGAAAAAATCAAAATTGTTGCTAGTTTTGGTAATATTTCCGCCTCCGGTGGAGTTTACATCGGTATGGGAGCCGAACACATCATGGCTAACCCCGGAACCATCACCGGTAGCATTGGTGTAATTCTGCGTGGTAATAACTTAGAACGCTTGCTTGACAAAATCGGTGTTTCTTTCAAAGTCATTAAGTCAGGGCCTTACAAAGACATTTTGGCATTTGATCGGGAATTAACAGAACCAGAACAACACATTCTGCAAGAATTGATTGACACCAGTTATCAGCAGTTTGTCCAAACTGTCGCCGAGGGTCGTTCTTTAGCCGTAGAAACTGTGAGAAGTTTCGCCGATGGCCGGATTTTTACCGGGCAGCAAGCTTTAGAATTGGGTGTTGTAGACCGCCTAGGAACAGAAGAAGATGCGCGTCGGTGGACGGCAGAACTAGTCGGTCTTGACCCCGAAAAAACCCCATACTTTACCCTCGAAGAACCCAAACCTTTGTTAAGTCGGATTCTACCGGGGAGTCGTCAGGTTTCATCAAGATTGAGTGCTGGTGCTGACTGGCTAGAATTTGAAATTTCTACTAGTGGTCTGCCATTGTGGTTATATAGACCATAA
- the groES gene encoding co-chaperone GroES codes for MAAVSLSVSTVKPLGDRVFVKVSASEEKTAGGLYLPDTAKEKPQVGEVVALGAGKRNDDGSRQELEVKVGDKVLYSKYAGTDVKLGTEEYVLLSEKDILAIVS; via the coding sequence ATGGCAGCTGTATCTTTAAGCGTATCTACAGTTAAACCTTTAGGCGATCGCGTTTTTGTCAAAGTAAGCGCATCAGAAGAAAAGACCGCTGGTGGTCTTTACTTACCCGACACCGCCAAAGAAAAACCCCAAGTAGGGGAAGTTGTTGCTCTTGGAGCTGGCAAACGTAACGATGACGGTAGCCGTCAAGAGTTAGAAGTCAAAGTTGGAGACAAAGTGTTGTACTCCAAATATGCTGGCACAGATGTGAAACTCGGCACGGAAGAGTATGTACTGCTCTCTGAAAAAGACATTCTAGCAATCGTTTCCTAG
- a CDS encoding MlaE family lipid ABC transporter permease subunit, protein MSQITSNSSLAAWGQRLLAAIFLGGQVIVHLLRGKIHWRNTLEQMAAVGPDSLFIALLTAIFVGAVFTIQVAREFINFGAGNLVGGVLAVALTRELSPVLTAVILAGRVGSAFAAEIGTMRVTEQIDALLVLKTDPIDYLVIPRMIACCLMLPVLTLLSLVTGMFGGLIIATHIYGLADTVFLDSARNLIDTWDIGSALVKAVCFGLLIAVVGCSWGLTTTGGAKGVGQSTTTAVVTALLLIFVSNFFLSWLMFQGAGSAFVKGF, encoded by the coding sequence TTGAGCCAGATTACATCTAATTCCAGTTTAGCAGCGTGGGGTCAGCGATTGCTGGCAGCGATTTTTCTGGGTGGACAAGTAATAGTTCACCTGCTGCGCGGCAAGATTCATTGGCGTAACACTTTAGAGCAAATGGCAGCCGTAGGGCCAGACTCTTTATTTATTGCTTTGTTAACTGCAATTTTTGTGGGTGCTGTGTTTACCATTCAGGTAGCGCGAGAGTTTATTAACTTTGGTGCGGGTAATCTTGTGGGTGGTGTATTGGCGGTGGCTTTAACCAGAGAACTTTCACCAGTACTCACAGCCGTGATTTTAGCGGGGCGGGTTGGTTCTGCCTTTGCCGCAGAAATCGGTACAATGCGAGTGACAGAACAAATTGATGCGCTGTTGGTGTTAAAAACAGACCCCATCGATTATTTAGTGATTCCGCGCATGATTGCTTGCTGTTTAATGTTGCCAGTTTTAACACTTTTGTCGTTAGTCACCGGGATGTTCGGCGGCTTGATCATTGCCACTCATATATACGGACTGGCTGATACAGTATTTTTAGACTCTGCCCGCAACCTAATAGACACTTGGGATATTGGTAGTGCTTTAGTAAAAGCTGTATGTTTCGGCTTATTAATAGCAGTTGTTGGATGCAGTTGGGGTTTGACAACTACAGGCGGCGCTAAAGGTGTAGGACAATCAACGACGACTGCTGTGGTGACTGCTTTGCTGCTGATATTTGTTAGCAACTTCTTTTTGTCGTGGTTGATGTTTCAAGGTGCGGGTAGTGCGTTTGTGAAGGGGTTTTAA
- the pyk gene encoding pyruvate kinase — MQLRDSLRRTKIVATIGPATSSPEMLKAIIEAGATTLRLNFSHGTHADHQRNIRLIRQTAFELNQPVAILQDLQGPKIRLGRFEDGSIVLAKGDRFILTNRQVVGTQEISCVTYEYLAEEVPTGAKILLDDGRVEMVVEETNREKGDLHCRVTVGGKLSNNKGVNFPGVYLSIKAMTDKDREDLMFGLDQGVDWVALSFVRNPQDVIEIKELISSTGKQVPVIAKIEKHEAIEQMEAVLALCDGVMVARGDLGVELPAEDVPVLQKRLISTANRLGIPIITATQMLDSMVSNPRPTRAEVSDVANAILDGTDAVMLSNETAVGSYPVEAVATMARIAERIEQEERNSATRQLRDSRRSIPNAISQAVGQIAENLGAAAIMTLTQTGATARNVSKFRPHTPILAVTPHVNVARQLQLVWGVKPLLVLGLPSTGQTFQAAINVAQEHKLLFEGDLVVMTAGTLQGVSGSTDLIKVEVVTAILGQGIGLGQGSVSGRARVAQTGMDVSNFNPGDILVAPRTGADFVDAIRKASGIITEEESLTCHAAVIGLRLGVPVIVGVKKATQVIRDGAILTLDVQRGLIYSGAVGTP; from the coding sequence ATGCAATTAAGAGATTCTCTACGTCGGACAAAAATTGTCGCTACAATTGGCCCCGCTACCAGCAGCCCAGAAATGCTCAAAGCGATTATCGAAGCAGGAGCAACCACGCTGCGCCTTAACTTTTCTCATGGTACTCATGCTGATCACCAGCGCAATATTCGCTTAATTAGGCAAACTGCTTTTGAACTTAATCAGCCAGTGGCAATTTTGCAAGACTTGCAAGGGCCAAAAATTCGTTTAGGGCGGTTTGAAGATGGGTCTATAGTTTTAGCAAAAGGCGATCGCTTCATCTTAACTAATCGCCAAGTTGTAGGTACACAAGAAATTAGCTGTGTAACTTACGAATATTTGGCAGAAGAAGTCCCAACCGGCGCGAAAATTCTCCTCGATGATGGACGAGTCGAGATGGTGGTGGAAGAAACCAATCGGGAAAAAGGTGATTTGCATTGCCGTGTAACAGTCGGTGGCAAATTATCTAACAACAAAGGTGTAAACTTTCCTGGGGTTTACCTGTCCATTAAAGCCATGACCGACAAAGACCGCGAGGACTTGATGTTTGGTCTCGACCAAGGCGTAGACTGGGTAGCACTTTCCTTTGTCCGCAACCCCCAAGATGTGATCGAAATCAAAGAATTGATTTCTAGCACAGGCAAGCAAGTACCAGTCATTGCCAAAATTGAAAAGCATGAAGCTATTGAACAAATGGAAGCTGTTCTAGCTTTGTGTGATGGCGTAATGGTTGCTAGAGGAGACTTAGGGGTTGAACTACCAGCCGAAGATGTCCCTGTATTACAAAAACGGTTAATTTCCACAGCCAACCGCTTGGGGATTCCGATTATCACCGCTACCCAAATGTTAGATAGCATGGTGAGCAATCCCCGCCCCACCCGCGCGGAAGTATCAGACGTAGCCAACGCCATTTTAGATGGTACTGATGCAGTCATGCTTTCCAACGAAACTGCCGTTGGTAGCTACCCGGTGGAAGCAGTCGCTACAATGGCGCGGATTGCTGAACGGATCGAACAAGAAGAACGGAACTCAGCCACACGCCAACTCCGAGATAGTAGACGTTCCATTCCCAACGCTATTAGCCAAGCTGTCGGTCAAATTGCTGAAAACCTTGGCGCAGCCGCAATCATGACCTTAACCCAAACTGGGGCGACGGCGCGTAACGTGTCTAAATTCCGTCCCCATACCCCTATTTTGGCGGTGACACCCCATGTCAACGTAGCGCGACAATTACAACTAGTTTGGGGTGTAAAACCACTACTAGTATTGGGACTACCTTCCACTGGTCAAACCTTCCAAGCAGCCATCAACGTCGCTCAAGAACATAAATTACTGTTTGAAGGCGATTTGGTCGTGATGACTGCTGGTACACTGCAAGGCGTTTCTGGTTCCACAGACTTAATTAAAGTTGAAGTAGTTACAGCTATATTAGGTCAAGGAATTGGACTGGGCCAAGGTTCCGTCAGTGGTCGCGCCAGAGTTGCTCAAACAGGAATGGATGTCAGCAACTTTAACCCCGGCGATATCTTAGTCGCGCCCCGCACTGGTGCTGATTTTGTCGATGCCATCCGCAAAGCCTCTGGTATTATCACTGAGGAAGAAAGCTTGACTTGTCACGCCGCCGTGATTGGCTTACGCCTGGGTGTACCTGTGATTGTTGGTGTCAAGAAAGCCACCCAAGTCATTCGTGATGGGGCGATTTTAACCTTGGATGTGCAACGGGGGTTAATTTACTCTGGCGCGGTGGGAACACCGTAA
- the crtR gene encoding beta-carotene hydroxylase: MLALEAEQKVLKIPPKEFLEPPGNFSPTMLIFLSAVTMLVLSNFGYWLWEWPHWLCFSINTLALHGSGTVIHDACHQSAHRNRIINAMLGHGSALILAFAFPVFTRVHLQHHGNVNHPEDDPDHYVSTGGPLWLIAVRFLYHEVFFFKRKLWRKYELLEWFISRLIVVSIVYISVQYGFLGYILNFWFIPAFIVGIALGLFFDYLPHRPFVERDRWKNARVYPNPILNLLIMGQNYHLVHHLWPSIPWYNYQPAYYVMKPLLDAKGCYQTSGLLQKKDFFEFVYDIFLGIRFHHHKPTDN, translated from the coding sequence ATGCTGGCGTTGGAGGCAGAACAGAAAGTATTGAAAATCCCACCCAAGGAATTCTTAGAGCCTCCTGGTAATTTCAGCCCGACAATGTTAATTTTTTTGTCTGCTGTCACAATGCTGGTGCTATCAAATTTTGGCTACTGGTTGTGGGAATGGCCGCACTGGTTATGCTTTTCGATTAATACCCTAGCTTTGCATGGCTCTGGGACAGTAATTCACGATGCTTGTCACCAGTCTGCACATCGTAACCGGATTATTAACGCGATGCTGGGTCATGGTAGTGCTTTAATATTGGCTTTTGCGTTTCCTGTGTTTACGCGCGTACATTTGCAACATCATGGTAATGTCAATCATCCCGAAGATGACCCGGATCATTATGTCTCTACAGGGGGGCCTTTGTGGTTGATTGCAGTGCGGTTTTTATACCATGAGGTGTTTTTCTTTAAAAGAAAACTGTGGCGGAAATATGAATTGTTAGAGTGGTTTATCAGCCGCTTGATTGTTGTGAGTATTGTCTATATTTCCGTTCAGTATGGATTTTTAGGTTATATTCTCAATTTTTGGTTTATTCCCGCCTTTATAGTTGGCATAGCATTGGGATTATTTTTTGATTATCTGCCACATCGGCCATTTGTAGAGCGCGATCGCTGGAAAAATGCCCGCGTCTATCCCAATCCCATTCTCAACCTCTTGATTATGGGACAAAATTATCACCTAGTGCATCATCTTTGGCCTTCAATTCCCTGGTACAATTATCAACCAGCATATTATGTGATGAAGCCACTGTTAGATGCAAAAGGCTGTTATCAAACTTCGGGATTATTACAAAAAAAAGATTTTTTTGAATTTGTTTACGACATTTTTTTAGGAATCCGCTTTCATCATCACAAGCCAACTGATAACTAA
- a CDS encoding response regulator transcription factor, with protein sequence MDRSATSATAMKEPSMKDHKRLLLIDDDPNLILLVKDYLEFRGYEVVTAENGREALEILEHDVPDMIICDVMMPEMDGYTFVEQVRQNERTSWIPVLFLSAKGQSADRVKGLNKGADVYMVKPFEPEELVAQVESSLKQTIRWKEHQAKGGENGSRIQVPFDVQLTPTELKVVQFVARGLANREIAEELNVSQRTVESHVSNMLGKTNLHNRTELARWAIENQMA encoded by the coding sequence ATGGATCGAAGCGCGACAAGTGCCACTGCTATGAAAGAGCCCAGCATGAAAGATCACAAACGCCTTCTACTAATTGATGACGACCCTAACCTCATCTTGCTGGTAAAGGATTACTTGGAATTTAGAGGATATGAAGTCGTCACTGCTGAAAATGGACGCGAAGCTCTGGAAATTCTAGAGCATGATGTTCCAGATATGATCATCTGTGACGTAATGATGCCGGAAATGGACGGTTACACTTTTGTGGAACAAGTCCGGCAAAACGAACGTACTAGTTGGATTCCTGTTTTATTCCTATCAGCCAAGGGACAAAGTGCAGACCGAGTTAAAGGTTTAAATAAAGGCGCTGACGTATATATGGTCAAGCCTTTTGAGCCAGAAGAACTCGTAGCACAAGTAGAATCTTCGCTGAAACAAACTATCCGTTGGAAGGAACACCAAGCCAAAGGCGGGGAAAACGGTTCTCGTATTCAAGTTCCTTTTGATGTGCAGCTAACTCCAACCGAACTGAAAGTAGTACAGTTTGTAGCCAGGGGTTTAGCGAACCGAGAAATTGCTGAAGAATTAAACGTTAGTCAGCGTACCGTTGAAAGCCATGTGTCCAATATGTTGGGCAAAACCAATCTCCATAACCGCACTGAATTAGCGCGGTGGGCGATTGAAAACCAAATGGCTTAA
- a CDS encoding DUF3119 family protein has protein sequence MSTTETGFETVTSSFAPNSTATVELKPSYNIPVVLVLAAIPIVIVQPLVGGAIAVFGLFLLFQTVTLRLQFTATDLDIYRGEKLIRRFPYREWQNWRIFWNGFPVLFYFKEINSIHFLPILFDPNTLKTCLEERCPRI, from the coding sequence ATGTCTACTACCGAAACAGGATTTGAAACAGTGACCAGTTCATTTGCGCCTAATTCTACAGCCACAGTGGAACTCAAACCTAGTTACAATATCCCTGTTGTATTGGTGCTGGCAGCGATTCCCATTGTAATTGTGCAACCTTTGGTGGGAGGAGCGATCGCAGTTTTTGGGTTGTTTCTTTTGTTTCAAACTGTAACGTTACGCTTGCAATTTACTGCCACCGACTTAGATATTTACAGAGGTGAAAAGTTAATTCGGCGTTTTCCCTACCGAGAATGGCAAAACTGGCGGATATTCTGGAATGGGTTTCCGGTTCTGTTTTATTTTAAAGAAATTAACAGTATTCACTTTTTACCAATTTTGTTCGACCCCAACACCTTAAAAACCTGTTTGGAAGAACGCTGTCCCCGTATTTAA
- a CDS encoding LuxR C-terminal-related transcriptional regulator: MANSLHAVFGAIASVRNEQELHLALKDKISDHFGVQHWGIYLLDETAPTEIDIPAIPSVCLEGNPVGRYVVERHAPAHEQLLLSPGDWKNFCSRSDHEHVMTGPIVCDGQLVGTLHLARDRGKPAFDGNDLADLSAVCLHLSAKLATLRAKPTTSPLVSRLTPRELEIAELVAQGLTNAEIGEKLWITQNSVKQALKRMFRKLEVSARAEMVAKLQDVLVS, from the coding sequence ATGGCTAATTCTCTTCATGCTGTATTTGGTGCGATCGCTAGTGTCCGTAATGAGCAAGAATTACATCTGGCTCTCAAGGATAAAATTAGCGACCATTTTGGCGTGCAGCATTGGGGTATTTATCTTTTAGATGAAACAGCACCAACCGAAATTGATATTCCCGCTATTCCCTCAGTATGTTTAGAGGGGAACCCTGTTGGACGCTATGTTGTTGAGCGTCACGCTCCCGCCCATGAGCAATTATTATTGTCTCCTGGAGACTGGAAAAATTTTTGCTCTCGTTCTGACCACGAACACGTCATGACAGGGCCAATTGTTTGCGATGGTCAGTTAGTTGGTACTTTACACTTAGCACGCGATCGCGGCAAGCCTGCCTTTGATGGCAACGATTTAGCTGATTTGAGTGCTGTATGCTTGCATTTGTCTGCTAAACTCGCCACTTTAAGGGCAAAACCCACAACTTCGCCTTTAGTTAGCCGCCTAACACCACGCGAGTTAGAAATCGCGGAATTGGTAGCCCAAGGTTTAACTAACGCCGAAATTGGTGAAAAACTCTGGATTACGCAAAACTCAGTTAAGCAAGCTCTAAAGCGGATGTTTCGCAAGCTAGAAGTATCAGCACGGGCGGAAATGGTGGCGAAATTACAGGATGTTTTGGTTTCCTAG
- the aroH gene encoding chorismate mutase: MEWQMRAIRGATTVSENTIEAMREAVTELLDELEQRNKIQPQDMISVTFSVTRDLDAIFPAAIARTRSGWDNVAMLDVQQMYVEGSLQRCVRFLIHAYLPVSAPIHHIYLRHASNLRPDWSLPQTLHTSQPAIEILNS, encoded by the coding sequence GTGGAATGGCAAATGCGAGCAATTCGTGGAGCAACAACTGTTTCAGAAAATACAATTGAAGCTATGCGAGAAGCAGTTACAGAACTGCTAGATGAACTAGAACAACGCAATAAAATTCAACCACAGGACATGATTAGCGTGACTTTTTCCGTCACACGCGATTTAGATGCGATTTTCCCCGCCGCGATCGCCCGCACACGCTCTGGTTGGGATAATGTTGCAATGTTAGATGTGCAGCAAATGTACGTTGAAGGTAGTTTACAACGTTGCGTCCGCTTCTTAATTCATGCTTATTTGCCAGTCTCTGCTCCAATTCACCACATTTATTTACGTCACGCTTCTAATTTACGTCCCGACTGGAGTTTACCCCAGACTTTACATACATCACAGCCAGCAATTGAAATCCTGAATTCCTAA
- a CDS encoding DUF3386 domain-containing protein, translating to MTVTKLSAQELFRAAYENRYTWDNNFPGYTADVTYKYDDKVITGKVIINAELKAEVLGVEDEAVKKAIHGQAWEIAIHRVRRSFEQTHGENTFSYGDTDLSDAVEIILGGKGTGDKYKVRNNEVSLVHRHIHGVVVTINTFSSHDTGEGYLSHTYDSVYHDPNTGEQKGGRSEFTDEYEKVGKYFILNRREIRTETNGHLNIQEFIFSNIQLLEPAA from the coding sequence ATGACAGTTACCAAACTCTCTGCTCAGGAACTTTTCCGGGCTGCTTATGAAAACCGTTACACATGGGATAATAATTTCCCCGGTTATACCGCAGATGTTACCTATAAGTATGACGATAAAGTTATTACAGGTAAAGTCATCATCAATGCTGAACTCAAAGCAGAAGTTCTGGGAGTAGAAGACGAAGCCGTTAAAAAAGCTATCCACGGTCAAGCTTGGGAAATTGCCATTCACCGTGTCCGTCGCAGTTTTGAACAAACCCACGGCGAAAATACTTTTAGCTATGGTGACACCGACTTAAGCGATGCAGTCGAAATCATTCTTGGTGGTAAAGGTACTGGCGATAAATATAAAGTCCGCAATAACGAAGTTAGCTTAGTTCATCGTCACATTCATGGCGTAGTCGTGACTATCAACACTTTCAGCAGTCATGACACTGGCGAAGGCTACTTATCCCACACTTATGACTCTGTTTACCATGACCCCAATACTGGCGAACAGAAGGGTGGTAGAAGCGAATTTACCGATGAATATGAAAAAGTAGGTAAATACTTTATTCTCAACCGTCGAGAAATTCGCACCGAAACCAATGGACATCTGAATATTCAAGAATTTATTTTCTCGAATATTCAATTGTTGGAACCTGCGGCTTAA